The region TACACGTGCACTGGCATGGCTAGGATTTAAGATAGCCTCTCCTAACTCTTTCGTCTCTGCCAAACCTATTTCATCTACAAACTTTTTAACTAACCATTTTGGCATGCTGATTTCAATACTTAACCGTTCAATAGGGTCTTCCAGAACTTCAAGCGACTTAAACCCTTTACGCTCAGCATTACGTAACACACCATTAACAAATTTACTCACACCAATATGTCCTTTTTTCTTAGCTATTTCTGCTGCTTCAAATAAAATAGCATGAGCTGGGATTTTGTCTAAATAAATCATCTGATAAATCGATAACCGCAATAAATTTTTTACCCAAATATCCACTTTTTTATCTTCACTCAAAAAATCGGATAAATAATAATCTAACGTTAACTTGCGTTGCAAAACTCCATAAACTAATTCTGTTAACAAACGCGCATCTGCAGAAGTCAAATTATTTTTTTGAATGGCTTCATTCAGTAATAAATTAGAATAAGAATGATTTTTTTCTGTTTTTTCTAAAATCGACATCGCAAGATAACGACTCGTTTTTTTAATGTTTCTCTTTTGCGGATTTTGATTATTTTCCATTATAGCCTACCTTTTCTCCAACTGTTAATTGGCTGCCGACTCCGCTTAAGAAAGCTTTCGCAGTCATTTTACTTTTCCCGGCTGGTTGCAGCTCATTTAATTGAAGCACTGTATTTTCTCCACAAGCAACAAAAATGGCTTCTTTTTCAATGCGGATAATGATTCCTGGCAACTCAGACGTCTGCTCTTCTAAAGGCGTTACGTCCCATATTTTTAGCCGCTTATCTTTTAGAAAAGTATACGCACCCGGCCAAGGACGCATTCCCCGCACTTTCCAGTCAATTTCTTTTGCCGTTTTAGTCCACTCAATGATTTCTTCTTCGGCTTTAATATTCGGGGAATAAGTAACTTTTTCTTCATCTTGCTGAATGGGAGTAATTTTCCCTGCCAATAAATCCGGCAAAGTATCCATCAGTAAGTCTCTGCCCAAACGACTTAACCGTTTGAATAAAGTTCCTACATCATCTTTTTCTGTTATTTCCAATGAACGTTGGCTTAAAATAGCACCAGCATCCATTTTCTTTTCCATATACATAATCGTTACACCGGTCTCTTTTTCTCCTCTGATTAGAGCATAATGAACGGGTGCCCCGCCACGATATTTTGGCAAAAGTGAAGCATGTACATTGATTGCTCCATATGTGGGAACATCTAATAACTTTTGCGGCAAAAATTGCCCAAAGGCAGCCGTTACAAGTAAGTCTGGTTGCAACTCAATGATTTTAGCTAATTCTTCAGAACCAGAAATTTTTTCAGGTTGTAAAACTAAAAGCCCATGCTTTAAAGCAGCTTCTTTTACCGGTGTAGGTGTCAATATCTTTTTGCGCCCGACTGGACGATCCGGTTGTGTCACTACAGCTGCGATCTCATAATCAGCAGCAATCAATGCTTCTAAGATAGGTACAGAAAAATCAGGAGTACCCATAAAAATTAGTTTGGTCATTTTATATTTTCCTCCATATAGGTTTCTAAATCTTCAGGCAGAATGGATTGAATAATTTTATCCGTAAACAACTTTCCTTCTAAATGCTCTAATTCATGCTGAAAGACACGCGCTAGATAATCTTCTGCTTCTACTTCATAAGCATCGCCATTCCGGTCAAAATAATTTAGCACAATTGTATCTGCTCGTTCTACTGTTCCAAAAATTTCAGGAAAACTTAAACAACCTTCTACATCAATCGTTTTCCCTGCTGTTTTAATAATTTGCGGATTGATCATTTCAAACAAACCCGTTTCCTCATCTATTTCTACTAAAGCTATTCTGAGAGATTGGTTTACTTGAGGAGCGGCAATTCCGATCCCATCGTTTGCAACCATTGTTTCGTACATATCATCCAATAATTCAAGAATGTCGTCTGTGATTTCCATAACTTCTTTTGCTGGTGTTGTTAACATTGGATGAGGGTATTTTACTATTGGCAAGACAGCCATACTTTTCCTCTTTTCTATGATTAAATAAAGTGCATCGGTTCAGAGTCAATCGCAATTTGTAACCCTTGCACCATCTCTTTTTGTGAATGATCCAGTAATTCTTGTAATTGATTAAATAAGGTCGGTTCATTTTTATACTTGATAATCGTTTGATAATAATAGCGGTTATTTACACGAGCAACGGCTTTAGGTGTTGGACCTAAAAGGATGGTTTCTTCTTTTAGGTGAGGTTTAATGAATTGAACGATTTCCTGCATTTTTTTCGCTGCTTTCAATTCTTCTGCATGGCTTGTTGTAATCAGAATAGTAAAGTAGTAAGGCGGGTAATTGCCGCGATGCCTTAAAAACATTTCTTTTTGATAAAAAGCATCATAGTCATGCTGTTGAGCCAGCTGGATGGCATAGTGTTCTGGATTAAAGGTTTGGACAACGACTTCACCCGTTAAATCGGCACGCCCTGCTCGTCCGCTCACTTGTGTCAATAATTGAAAGGTCCGTTCACTTGCTCTAAAATCTGGCAAACCCAATCCAGTATCTGCATTCAAAACGCCTACTAATGTGATATTAGGGAAATCTAATCCTTTCGCAATCATCTGGGTCCCCAGTAAAATATCAGCTTCTCCATTGCCGAAAGCTGATAATAACCGTTCATGTGATCCTTTTTTTCGTGTAGTATCAACATCCATTCGAATGATTTTTGCTTCTGGTAAAAGTTCATTCAATTCTTCTTCGATCTTTTGTGTACCTGTGCCGTAATAGCGAATTTTATGCCCTTTACAACTTGGACAAATTCGAGGAATAGCTTCTTCATGTCCACAATAATGGCATTTCATCGTTTTGGTGTCCATATGCAATGTTAGCGAAATATCACAATTAGGACATGGCAAAACAAAGCCGCAATCGCGACACATAACGAAGGAAGAATACCCTCGTCGATTAAGCAAGAGAACGGTTTGTTCTTTTTTGGCTATCCGTTCTTTTATCTTACTTTGTAAAAGAAGTGAAAAATTGCCGCGATTGCCTTTTTTTACCTCTTCTCGCATATCCACGATTTCTACTGATGGCAGTTCACGCTGATTTACACGTTCCGGCAATTCAAGCAAGGTATAGACCTTTTTTTGTGCACGGGCACGTGATTCTAAGGAAGGAGTCGCACTTCCTAATACAACTGGGCAATGATGATAATTTGCTCGCCAAATAGCAATATCTCTCGCATGGTAGCGTGGGTTTTCGTCTTGCTTATACGTACTTTCGTGTTCTTCATCAATAATAATAACGCCAATATTTTTAACAGGAGCAAAAATGGAAGAACGGGCTCCAACGACTACTTTCGCTTCTTCCCTTTCTATTTTGCGCCATTCATCATATTTTTCCCCAACTGATAAACCGCTATGCAAAACCGCTACTGCCTCACCAAAACGGCCTTTGAACGAATTTACCATTTGAGGCGTTAAAGCTATCTCAGGAACAAGCATCAAAGCAGATTGTCCATTTTTTAATGTTTCGGCAATCGTTTGTAAATAAATTTCTGTTTTCCCACTGCCGGTTACTCCTTTTAAAAGAAAAATCTCTGAACGTTTTTCTTCTAAAGCTTTTAAAATAGGGGACAAAGCTTGCTGTTGTATGTGGCTTAACGTAAAAGCCGTTGATTTTTCAAACTGTTGCTTTTCAAAAGGATCACGGTAAACCTCTTCTTCAAAAAAAGAGAGCCACTTTTTCTTTTGGCCTTCTCGTAAAACAGCTGAAGAGACAGAAGTAGTTTTCCTGATTTCTTCGACGCTGATTGTTTGTTCATTTAATGATTGAAGCACTTCTAATAATAAACGCTGTTTTGGGGCTCTTTTTCCAAGCCCAATTTTTTCTTCTTCTAATTGCTCAAAAGTTAGATTCGCTTGAATCATCCGTCTCTTTTTAGTTTTAGCTTGGTTCTTAACGACATATGAAATCTCAACCGCTTCTTTTTTCTTTAAATCTAGCAGCTGCGGCAATAAGTTACGCTCAACTGCTTCATCCCAGCTGATTTCACTGCGTCCTTTAAAAAGTTCAAAATACAACTCTTCTGGAATTTCATCTATGACACGTATTTTTTTTTCATACTTAGCCCGCAAAATAGCCGGCAGCATCGTTTGATAGCAAGTAATTTGAAATGAAAAAGTTTTATTGGCCATTTCTTGTCCTAACCATAACATCTCTTTGTTCAACACAGCTGTTAAATCCATTAGTCCTGAAATAGCTTTTAACTCTCCTTCAAAATCGCTTGATTGAGTAATCTCAACAACAAATCCCTGTACTTTTCTAGCTCCTTGTCCAAAAGGAACTTCTACTCGCATACCTGCCATGATTTGATTCTCGAACTCTGCGGGTATGGAGTAATCATAAGGTCTATTTGTCTGCATCGTTGGTACATCTACGATAATTTTAGCAATTGAAACCACTCTCTCACATCCTTACTTTTTCATTCGTTTAATGGCTTCTTCAAAAATTCTTATAGCAATTTCTTGTTTGCTGCGAACAGAAATTTCAACAGGTTGCTCCTCAGGCATAAAGATCGTAACTTCATTTGTGTCTTTATTAAAACCTGCATAGGATTTAGAGACATCATTTGCTACAATCATATCTGCTTTTTTTCGCGTTAATTTTCCACGAGCATATTTTTCGATATCATGGGTTTCAGCAGCAAAACCAATCAAAAATTGGTGCTGTTTTTGCTGGCCTAATTGAGCTAAAATATCTGTTGTTTTATCTAAGAAGATTGTCATCGTCGTTTCATTCTTTTTAATTTTTTGAGCTGCTTGTTCTTTAGGACGGTAATCAGACACAGCTGCGGCCATTACAACAATATCCGCTTGTGCATATTCGTTCATTACAGCTTCCAACATTTCTTGAGCCGAGTTTACTGGAATAAGTGTAACTCCAAAAGGTTCTGTTAACTGTTGTGTCGCAGATACCAAAATGACTTCTGCTCCCAAATCCCTGGCTGCATTTGCCAAACTGTACCCCATCTTTCCAGATGAGTCATTTGTAATATAACGAACTGGATCAATGCGTTCTTTTGTTCCTCCGGCTGTTATGACAACGCGTTTATTTTTTAACGGCAAATCCGGTTGTTGTGTAACTAAGAAGTTTTTAACCGTTTCGATGATGTCAATAGGTTCCGGGAACCGTCCTTTTCCTTCATAACCTTCTGCTAAGAAGCCTGTAGCAGGTTCCATAACAAAACGCCCATCGGCTTCTAAAATTTTAAAATTGCGAACAGTAGCTGGATTTTCTAACATATGAGAGTTCATTGCCGGAACAACAAAAACCGGCGTCGTTGTAGCCAGTAAAGCTGTTGTAACAAAATCATCAGCTATTCCATTCGCTATTTTAGCTATGACATTAGCCGTAGCTGGTGCAACAATTGCAATGTCTCCCCAATCTGCCAGATGAATATGACTAACCTTATCGCTTTCGCGTTCGTCAAATGTGTCAGTATACACATGATGTTTGCTTAGGATTTGAAAAGTCAAAGGTGTCACAAATTCTTGCGCTGATGCTGTCATGGCTACTTTTACATTGGCACCTTGCTTAATGAATTGTCTAACTAAATCAGCAGCTTTGTATACAGCAATTCCACCTGAAACATACATCACTACGTTTTTATTTTTCAACAATTTAGATTGCCTCCTCTTTGATACTTACGTGCCTGAATGATCCCTTTCTATATTTTACTAAAAAAGAAGGCATTTGTCTTGTGAACATCCGCATTCTCTTTCTTTTCTTTCTTCTTTATACAAAAAGAAAAGTACCCCAAAACAGGCAGATACCTATTTTGAAGCACTTAAATAGAGCATACGTTGCAAAATTGACCTGTCTCTAGCAGTTATTCTGTCAAACTAACTGTTGTAGGATCGATAACTAAATCGCCAGCATCAATTTCCTCTAAAGCTCGGCCGACATTTTTATGAGATTGGTATTCTTCCAACATAGGCATTGCTTTGCCGTCTAATTCATGCGCACGTTTACTTGCTAAGATTACCAAAGAATATTTTGAATCGATTTTTTCTAATAAACTATCAATAGATGGATGTAACATCATAGTTTTTTACAGCTCCTCAATCATTTTTTTATACCGGTGAACCACACGTGAAACTTTTAAATGCTCACACTCAATAATACTTTTAATTTTATTTACGGCATTTTCTACTTTGTCATTTTCAACAGCATAATCATAATGCTGCATTAAATTGATTTCTTCAACGGCTTTCATCATCCGGCGCTCAATCACAGCCACTTCATCTGTTCCGCGTCCGACAATGCGTGATTTTAATTCGCCGAGACCAGGAGGAGTCAAGAAAATAAAGATCCCTTCAGGCATTTTTTCTCGCACCTGTAAAGCACCTTGAACTTCAATCTCTAAAAATACGTCTTTGCCGCTTGCTAATGTTTGATTAACATAATCTAAAGGTGTTCCATAATAGTTTCCAACATATTCAGCATATTCTAATAAACCGCCGTTTGCAATCAGCTCTTCAAACTGTTCTTTTGTTCTAAAAAAATAATCGACTCCTTCTATTTCTCCTTCACGTTTTTTTCGTGTAGTCATGGAAATAGAATAGTCCAAGTCATTATCCGGTTGTTCAAATATTGCCTTCCTTACCGTTCCTTTGCCTACACCCGATGGGCCCGAAAGAACAATCAAAAGTCCACGTTCTGTCATGTTAAAATCCTTTCTGTTCTAAAAAAATCATTTTATTCCATCTTTTACAAAAAAGAGGGTTAATCAAAAGTTGCTAAAAAGGATTTGAGTGTATTCATTTCTTCGTTGGTCAATGTTAAACCTTTTCCCATTTTTTCATGATCGGGTGCCCAGTCACGAATATCAAATTTAGGCGGATTTCCATTCCAACTCACTAAATTCAGTTCTTTACGCCAACCTTTATTATTTTCAGAAAGCACTGCTATTTCTTCCATAATTTCATAAGAAAATTTTTGAGCCACTTCGTTCACTCCTCACTATAAACAACTTAAATAAGCTTCTATAAAACATTTGATAATGAGTACTTGCCTTTCAGTGTACCATAAATGCCACTATTTTGTATAATTTTTCTTACAAATTTATATTTTTTATTTGATCCAGACAAACCGCCATCATGAAGACATGCGGCTTTTGCCGGATTAAATAGTTCACTTTCCAGTTATACCATTCTTCCTCCTGATTTCTATCCATTAAATCGGTAAAATAAAACAACATTTTTTTATTTGAAAGCAGCGGAAGGGTTTCAATATACCGGGCTATCCATTCTTCTACCGAATAAGTTACATTAATTGAAAGCAATTGGTCAACCTCTTCAAAAGATGTGCTATTCAGCAATTCTTTATATCTTTCCAGGATCCGCTTTTCAAATGACTCAAATTCGTATACTTGAGTAGGACTGATCATAAACAATTTCCCAATCAATTCATAGATAGCATAAACCAATTCTTTTTTTCCAATTTTTCCTTTCCAGCTCTTGTTTAAAGCAATCAGCAGCTTCCTTTGCTGGTTTTCTGTCTTAAAGAAAGAAGCCGCAAAGCGTTTATCTGGATGGATTAAAAAGGAAGCAAAGCGCCTATAAAACTCTTCGTAATGTTTTTCAAAACCGGCTTTCTCAAAGGTGTACCAACTGCCCTCATAGAAGTCATATGCTTTCATTGTCTCATAATAACCTAATGCAATATTGATATCTGCTCGATTTTTATCAAATAAAAGGAAATTACCTAAAGGCCATTTACTGCCTAATTGGCGAATGGGTATACTCCCATTAGTTAAGGGTCTTTTTAATGAGACTAAGCCATTAATCGGCACGCTGATGATTTCAGTCGGATTTTTTTTAAGTGCCAAATCAATCGGCAAGTCTTCATAATAACCGCCGTCAATATATTCTTTCCCTTCTATTCGCGTAGTCTGCATAGCGGGATAAAAAGAAGCACTGCCGAGTAAATAGAGCCCTAGTTGGCCAAATGGAATATCAGATAAAAAGAATTCTTGGTGTTTCATTGAAGGATATTCAGTCAATGTCAAACCAAATGCTATCTCGCTTTTTCTGATAGCTGCTTCATCTGATACATAGGTATCAATCATACTTTTTAAGGGTGTCGTATCAAATCCTCTTTTTTTTACTGCTGAAAGAATAAAACCGCCTACTGTTCGTCGGTAACTTTTAAAACTAGTCGTTTCAAAAGACTTATTCAGTTTTAACACATGACGGGTTTCTATTGTCCGCCACATTTTTTCAGCTTGTTCGTATTTATTTTGAAGAATCAACGCTCCGTTCAAAGCCCCAACAGAAGTGCCTGTCAAGATATGAATGGGCACGTTTAGTTCTTTTAACGCTTTCCAAACTCCGATTTGATAAGATCCCCTAGCTCCCCCGCCTCCTAATACAAGTGCTACTTTCTCCTCTTGCTTTTTCGCCATAAAGATTTCTTGCAGGCTGTCCTTTTTCATCTGAGTCAACTCCTTAAGGTAAGTATACAGAACCATTTCGTTTTCCGACATCGAAAAGAGTTCAAGAAAAGAAGCGGTAACCAATCTTTTAATTAACTCCTCTATCTCATCTGATATACAGAAAAAGGCAAAATCATTTTTGATTTTGCCTTTTTCTTACCCCATATCTTTTACTTTCATCAAACGAGTAATATTGGCTCTTTCGTTTTCGTCCAATTTCATTTGAATAAAGTAAATGGTTTCTTCTAATTGCGGAATCGTCATGTACTCCAATGCGTTAACCCGACGTCGTGTTTTTTCGATTTCATCTGCCATTAATTGACAAGTCTTTTCTATTTCTGAAAGTTCTAACAACTGCGGCATTACCGCTGACATTTCTTCAATGGATGTATCCAATTCACTATTCGAATTTAAATACCCATAACGCAATTCATTTGTTTCTTCTTTTTCATCATATTGGAAATTCATAACGGGAACAGCTACACTCATAATATTTCTTTCGTACAGTTCCAATTCTACTGAACGAGGAGGAATAGCTACAAGTTCTTCAATGAAATTTTCATTTAATAAGGCTTTAGCCATTACAAAAGACTGCATAGCACTTGTTAATTTAGCTTCTACTTCTGCACGCAGTTCGTTGTTTTTACGGATCAATGTAATAAACTGACGCATCAGCTCATCTTGTTTGTCTTTCAGCAACTTGTGTCCACGTGTAGCAGTAGATAACCGTTCTTTCAAAATAGTTAATTCCATTCGTGTAGGATTAACATTTAATTTTGCCATTTAGACTCACTCCCCTTTCGGCAGATATTCGTCCAGCATGTCGTCTTTGATCCGTTTCAATTCAGTTCTAGGTAAAATAGCTAGTAATTCCCATGCTAAATCTAACGACTCTTCAATTGTGCGGTTTGTATAATTCCCTTGGTTTACGTATTCTTTTTCAAAACGATCGCCAAATTCAGCATACAGTTTATCCGTTTCCGAAAGAGCTGATTCTCCTAGAACGACTGCCAATTCTTTCGCTTGCTTTCCTTCTGCATACGCTGCAAATAGTTGGTTCATAGTGGCAGCATGGTCTTTTCTTGTTTTGCCTTCACCTGTTCCTTTGTCCTTTAAACGAGATAAAGACGGTAAAACGTTTATCGGCGGCTGTATTCCGCTGTTGTATAATTCACGGGATAAAATAATTTGTCCTTCCGTGATATAACCAGTCAAGTCGGGAATCGGATGAGTGATATCATCTTCAGGCATCGTTAAAATTGGTATTTGTGTTACAGAACCTTTTCCACCTACTAAACGACCTGCACGTTCAAATAACGTTGCTAAGTTCGTATACAAATAACCTGGATAACCACGACGTCCCGGAACTTCACGTCTGGCAGCCGAAACTTCACGTAATGCTTCACAGTAATTTGTCATATCCGTCATAATTACTAAGACATGCATATCTTTTTCGTAAGCTAAATATTCTGCTGCTGTCAACGCCATTTTCGGAGTTGCAATCCGTTCAATAGCTGGATCGTTAGCCAAATTGATAAACATAACAGAGTGATCGATTGCGCCTGTTTCACGAAAATCTTCCATAAAAAATTCAGCTTCTTCAAAAGTAATGCCGATCGCTGCAAACACAATGGCAAACTCTTCTTCGGAATTCAAAACCGTTGCTTGTCTTGCGATCTGAGCAGCTAATTCCTTATGAGGCAAACCAGATCCTGAAAATACCGGTAATTTTTGTCCCCGGACCAATGTATTTAAATGATCAATAGTGGAGATCCCGGTTTGGATAAACTCATCCGGATAGTCGCGTGCCATCGGGTTGATGGCTTCTCCGTTTACATCTAAGGTTTTTTCAGGAATCAATTCTGGTCCATTGTCATTAATTCGACCCATTCCATCAAAAATTCGACCAACCATATCTTCAGAAACATCCAACGACAAAGGTCTGCCTAAAAAACGAACTTTTGTGTCTTTTAAGTTGATCCCACTGGAACCTTCAAAGATTTGGACCATCGCTTTATCGCCATCGATTTCTAAAACTTGTCCTCGTCTTCTTTCGCCATTTTGCATTTGAATATCGACTAATTCGTCAAATTTAACCCCTTCAACGCCTTCAACTGCCATTAAAGGACCAACAGCTTCTGTTACTGTTCTATATTCTTTAAGCATTTGAGTCCATACCTCCTTTTTCAACGATTTGATGAATAACTGTTTCAATATCAGTTTTCAACGTTTTAAATTCGCCGATGTTTTCTTCAGGAATATATTTTCCACGAGCAATTCTGTCACGAATGGCAACAGTTCCTTCAATAATTTCATTGAAGTAAGCTCCTAATTTCATTCCAGCTAACGCTTCGTCTTCAAAAAGAAGGATAGTTGATAACATTTCATATTGTTTTTCTCTTGAAGTATAGGTATCTACATCATCAAAAGCATTTTGTTGTAAAAAGTCTTCACGAATCATTTTAGCTATTTCTAATTTCAACCGATCATTTTCAGATAAAGACTCCACACCTACTAAACGGACAATTTCTTCTAATTCTGATTCGTCTTGCAGCAATGTCATCGTTCTTCTGACCATGCCAGTCCAGTCTTTTCCTAATACTTCTCCTGTATATTTACCTAATTCTTCTGAATATAAAGAATAAGATGACAACCAGTCAATTGAAGGGAAATGCCGTTTTTGTGCAAGTAAATTATCTAAGCTCCAAAATACTTTCGCTACGCGCAATGTATTTTGAGTCACCGGTTCAGATGTATCTCCTCCTGGAGGCGATACTGCTCCGATTGCTGTAATACTGCCTTCGCGTCCTGTTGAACCTAAAGTAATAACTTTACCTGCACGCTCATAAAATTCTGCGATCCGGCTACCTAAATACGCAGGATATCCTTCGTCTCCCGGCATTTCTTCTAAACGTCCAGACATTTCCCGTAGCGCTTCTGCCCAACGAGACGTAGAATCCGCCATGATTGCTACACTATAACCCATATCTCTAAAATACTCAGCAATCGTAATACCTGTATAAATGGAAGCTTCACGGGCAGCAACGGGCATATTTGATGTATTTGCAATTAAAATCGTCCGTTCCATAATAGATTCTCCAGTGTTTGGATCGACTAATTCAGGAAATTCATTGATTACATCCGTCATTTCGTTACCGCGTTCTCCACAACCTACATATACTACTAAATCAACATCTGCCCACTTAGCGATTTGGTGTTGCACAACTGTTTTACCGGCACCGAATGGTCCAGGAACAGCAGCAGCTCCTCCTTTTGCTACGGGGAATAACGTATCGATTACTCGTTGACCAGTGATCATCGGCTCAGCAGGGTTTAATTTTTTAGCAGTAGGACGACCATGTCTCACTGCCCATTTTTGCATCATTGTAAATTCTTTTACGCCGTCTTCTGTTTCTACTGTATAAATGGTGTCTGTAATGTCAAACTCACCATTCTCGATGCTTTTGATCGTTCCTTCTACTCCATAAGGCACCATTATTTTATGGTCAATCACTTTTGTTTCAGGAACAATACCTACGATATCTCCAGCAACTACTTTGTCGCCTACTTCAACAGTTGGCGTAAATTTCCATTTGGCCGTTCGACTTAAAGCTTCAATTGATACACCGCGAACCAAATAATTACTTTCTGTTTTTGCCATAAATTTATCCAATGGCCGTTGAATCCCATCAAACATTTGAGCAATCATACCCGGTGCCAACTCTACTGACAATGCTTCTCCAGTGGTTTCAACTGGTTCCCCTGGCCCAATCATGGATGTTTCTTCGTAAACTTGGATAGAAGCTACATCATTACGCATTTCGATGACTTCGCCGATCAATCCAAGTTTACCGACTTTACAAATATCTTGAATATTAGCTTGCTCCATGCCATCAGCAGTGACTAATGGCCCAGAGACGCTTACGATCTTTCCTTTGTTCAAACTGGTAACCTCCTATAAAATATTTTGCCCAACTGCTTTTTCAACGTTTTGCTGAATCCGTTCTTTTCCAATATTTAATGATCCTAAATGATTTGGAATCAAAATAACAGCAGGTTTAGGTACTTGATCGTAACGTTCAATCGTTTCAGGTATTAATTTACCTAAAGGCTCAGTCAAATAAATAATTCCATATTCTTCTTTAGCTAAACGATCTACAATACGTCGAGCTTCTTTAGCTCCGGATGCATAAAAAATATCAAACCCTAAAACTTTAAAAGGCAAAATCGAATCTTTATCACCAACTACTCCAATTTTATGAGCCATAATTGATCCGCATCCTTTCTCTAACCTCTTCGATGGGCAAATTGTTTTCTTTTCCTACTAAAATCAGACGCAAATTTTTCACTTCATTTTCTTTAGCGTAAATATAAGCCAATAAAGGCATCGGGCCAAAGGCTTCTAATTTTGCTGCTTTCATTTTCTCCATAAAGGCATCATCTGTTGCCAAATCTATTTTAACAGGAGACAGTTCTTGATTATCAGAATGAATGGAAGCCATTATGATAGCACGATACTTTCCTTCTGCTAATTTTCTGCCCGCATCTTCTAAACTTTCAGAACCTAATGAAACCAATTCTTCTTTAGGGATACTTCCAGAGCTAGATAAAATAGTAGTTAAAAAATTACGTGTCCGTTTCTGTTTGATCGCTCTTGCTAAAGTAGATAAATTGTTTAAATCAATGTATGACGTGATCAAATCCATCACTTGAGGGTCATTTATTTTTTTAGCTAATTGTTTCAAATGTGTAAAATAGCGCCGATCTAAAATAATATCAATCGATTGCGGATTTTTATATTCTTCATAATCCGTTAATACTTCTTGGATACTGATAAGGTATTCCTGTTCTAAGTCTTCAGATTTACCGGTTTCTACGGCTTGTCTTAACGTTGAAAGAGGTTCTTTTCCAATCGGAATCAACATTTCCGAGAAATTATTTCCAGTA is a window of Carnobacterium mobile DSM 4848 DNA encoding:
- the fmt gene encoding methionyl-tRNA formyltransferase translates to MTKLIFMGTPDFSVPILEALIAADYEIAAVVTQPDRPVGRKKILTPTPVKEAALKHGLLVLQPEKISGSEELAKIIELQPDLLVTAAFGQFLPQKLLDVPTYGAINVHASLLPKYRGGAPVHYALIRGEKETGVTIMYMEKKMDAGAILSQRSLEITEKDDVGTLFKRLSRLGRDLLMDTLPDLLAGKITPIQQDEEKVTYSPNIKAEEEIIEWTKTAKEIDWKVRGMRPWPGAYTFLKDKRLKIWDVTPLEEQTSELPGIIIRIEKEAIFVACGENTVLQLNELQPAGKSKMTAKAFLSGVGSQLTVGEKVGYNGK
- the def gene encoding peptide deformylase, which produces MAVLPIVKYPHPMLTTPAKEVMEITDDILELLDDMYETMVANDGIGIAAPQVNQSLRIALVEIDEETGLFEMINPQIIKTAGKTIDVEGCLSFPEIFGTVERADTIVLNYFDRNGDAYEVEAEDYLARVFQHELEHLEGKLFTDKIIQSILPEDLETYMEENIK
- the priA gene encoding primosomal protein N' → MVSIAKIIVDVPTMQTNRPYDYSIPAEFENQIMAGMRVEVPFGQGARKVQGFVVEITQSSDFEGELKAISGLMDLTAVLNKEMLWLGQEMANKTFSFQITCYQTMLPAILRAKYEKKIRVIDEIPEELYFELFKGRSEISWDEAVERNLLPQLLDLKKKEAVEISYVVKNQAKTKKRRMIQANLTFEQLEEEKIGLGKRAPKQRLLLEVLQSLNEQTISVEEIRKTTSVSSAVLREGQKKKWLSFFEEEVYRDPFEKQQFEKSTAFTLSHIQQQALSPILKALEEKRSEIFLLKGVTGSGKTEIYLQTIAETLKNGQSALMLVPEIALTPQMVNSFKGRFGEAVAVLHSGLSVGEKYDEWRKIEREEAKVVVGARSSIFAPVKNIGVIIIDEEHESTYKQDENPRYHARDIAIWRANYHHCPVVLGSATPSLESRARAQKKVYTLLELPERVNQRELPSVEIVDMREEVKKGNRGNFSLLLQSKIKERIAKKEQTVLLLNRRGYSSFVMCRDCGFVLPCPNCDISLTLHMDTKTMKCHYCGHEEAIPRICPSCKGHKIRYYGTGTQKIEEELNELLPEAKIIRMDVDTTRKKGSHERLLSAFGNGEADILLGTQMIAKGLDFPNITLVGVLNADTGLGLPDFRASERTFQLLTQVSGRAGRADLTGEVVVQTFNPEHYAIQLAQQHDYDAFYQKEMFLRHRGNYPPYYFTILITTSHAEELKAAKKMQEIVQFIKPHLKEETILLGPTPKAVARVNNRYYYQTIIKYKNEPTLFNQLQELLDHSQKEMVQGLQIAIDSEPMHFI
- the coaBC gene encoding bifunctional phosphopantothenoylcysteine decarboxylase/phosphopantothenate--cysteine ligase CoaBC gives rise to the protein MLKNKNVVMYVSGGIAVYKAADLVRQFIKQGANVKVAMTASAQEFVTPLTFQILSKHHVYTDTFDERESDKVSHIHLADWGDIAIVAPATANVIAKIANGIADDFVTTALLATTTPVFVVPAMNSHMLENPATVRNFKILEADGRFVMEPATGFLAEGYEGKGRFPEPIDIIETVKNFLVTQQPDLPLKNKRVVITAGGTKERIDPVRYITNDSSGKMGYSLANAARDLGAEVILVSATQQLTEPFGVTLIPVNSAQEMLEAVMNEYAQADIVVMAAAVSDYRPKEQAAQKIKKNETTMTIFLDKTTDILAQLGQQKQHQFLIGFAAETHDIEKYARGKLTRKKADMIVANDVSKSYAGFNKDTNEVTIFMPEEQPVEISVRSKQEIAIRIFEEAIKRMKK
- the rpoZ gene encoding DNA-directed RNA polymerase subunit omega, translating into MMLHPSIDSLLEKIDSKYSLVILASKRAHELDGKAMPMLEEYQSHKNVGRALEEIDAGDLVIDPTTVSLTE
- the gmk gene encoding guanylate kinase; the encoded protein is MTERGLLIVLSGPSGVGKGTVRKAIFEQPDNDLDYSISMTTRKKREGEIEGVDYFFRTKEQFEELIANGGLLEYAEYVGNYYGTPLDYVNQTLASGKDVFLEIEVQGALQVREKMPEGIFIFLTPPGLGELKSRIVGRGTDEVAVIERRMMKAVEEINLMQHYDYAVENDKVENAVNKIKSIIECEHLKVSRVVHRYKKMIEEL
- a CDS encoding YdbC family protein, whose product is MAQKFSYEIMEEIAVLSENNKGWRKELNLVSWNGNPPKFDIRDWAPDHEKMGKGLTLTNEEMNTLKSFLATFD